A single window of Triplophysa dalaica isolate WHDGS20190420 chromosome 14, ASM1584641v1, whole genome shotgun sequence DNA harbors:
- the kti12 gene encoding protein KTI12 homolog, translating into MVFYRSHIEGSSESTILANNIYARNSSCLASEKHESHPNVRCKMPLVVLCGYPCSGKTRRAHELRDYFSQNTERKVHVIGDEDQGIDKNSVYSDSQKEKNLRGALRAEVERKVNKDDIVILDSLNYIKGYRYELFCLIKHTQTPHCLVYCLTSAEVSSECNKSREVDSQYTQEILDGLILRFEAPDSRNRWDSPLFTIQIEDALPFEAIGDALFKRKAPPPNQSTQSQPLSSTNFLYELDKVTQDILMALLDTQKTSVPGDLISIPGATEKINLTRSLNMVELRKLRRQFISYTKMHPTENIGQIANMFVQYLNKSMH; encoded by the exons ATGGTGTTTTATCGCTCACATATAGAGGGCAGCAGTGAGTCAACCATACTTGCAAACAACATCTACGCGAGGAACTCCTCATGCCTCGCTTCAGAAAAGCATGAATCTCATCCAAATGTTCGCTGTAAAATGCCTTTAGTAGTGTTGTGTGGATACCCGTGCAGTGGTAAAACCCGGCGAGCTCATGAGCTGAGAGATTATTTCTCTCAAAATACAGAAAGAAAGGTTCATGTTATCGGAGATGAGGATCAAGGGATTGATAAGAACTCTGTATATTCAG ACTCACAGAAAGAGAAGAATCTGAGAGGTGCACTGCGAGCTGAAGTTGAGAG GAAGGTCAATAAAGATGACATTGTGATTCTTGATTCCTTGAATTACATTAAAG GATACAGATATGAGCTGTTTTGTCTTATCAAACATACACAGACGCCACATTGCTTG GTGTACTGTTTAACATCAGCTGAGGTGAGCTCAGAATGCAATAAATCCAGAGAGGTTGATTCTCAGTACACTCAGGAAAT TCTTGATGGGCTTATATTGAGATTTGAAGCGCCTGATTCAAGGAACAGATGGGATAGTCCACTGTTTACTATTCAGATAGAGGACGCACTTCCATTTGAAGCCATCGGCGATGCGCTTTTCAAAAGAAAAGCACCTCCACCTAATCAGTCCACGCAAAGT CAACCTCTCTCATCTACCAACTTTCTGTACGAGTTGGACAAAGTTACACAAGACATCCTTATG GCTCTTCTTGACACACAGAAGACCAGCGTCCCTGGAGATCTTATATCTATCCCTGGTGCTACAGAAAAG ATCAATCTCACAAGAAGTCTTAACATGGTGGAACTGAGGAAACTCAGACGCCAGTTCATCAGTTACACCAAGATGCATCCAACAGAGAACATTGGACAGATTGCCAATATGTTTGTGCAATATCTTAATAAGAGTATGCACTAA